The nucleotide window ttgtgtCATTTAGGGTCGCACCTATCCATGCTCAAAATGTGGGAAGATTCAGGTAAACATGCATACACGAAAAATATATTATCTCTACGGGGAGACATGGGGCATCTGATTATCTCTACGCCGCTTTGAAGACGGTAGATATTTAAGATTATGTAAGCTAAACAAGTCAAATCCGGAAACGTAAACTGAATGAGCCTCTTAAAACTTGGGTTCTACAATCAACGCTTCCATTTGCTTCGCTTTATTCCACCACAGTCTTCCAATGTCTCCCCATCTACCTTTTGGGTGCAAAATCTGACCAACAATAACACCACCAACCACTCATCGTTATCTTATACTCCCAGGATTAATCCTGTAATAGCCAAGGCACTGCGTACTGAAGCATCTGCCACAGTACAGCCCATAAAAATGGTGAAAGCTATCAGGGTTCATCAATTTGGTGGATCTCAGGTCTTTTCTTACCCTTTCCAATGCTTCATCACTTTGCTATTACAATTTTTATGAGTTTGATTGAATAGTTCTTTTGGGAAATTAAAAATATGTGTTCTTGTTGTTTTCATGCTTTGCTGCTTGCAGTTTTGCCCTTCTTTTTTATTCGACTTTGATTCAATTATTCTGGGTTTTGTTGTTTtggcctttttttttatttaattttgattgaATTAATTCTGGGTTTTTTGGAAAGTTAATTTTTTGATAAAGAAGGATCATACTCTTGTTATGAATGTCGTTTACATCCTGCGAATTTTAAAACGGAGCTTAGATTGGAATGTTTACGGCTATGGTTTGCTTGAATTGATTTCTTTGCATTGGCTATATAGGTCCTTAAATGGGAGGATGTGGAACTTGGGGAACCCAAAGAGGGTGAGATACGTATTAAAAATATAGCTATTGGAGTGAATTTCATCGATATCTATTTTCGGAAAGGAGTTTATAAGGCTACTACCATGCCCTTCACTCCAGGTTGGTTCGATTTGTTTGAAAGTTTAAAAGTAGAACAAATTTTTACATTATGAGAAATGCGGAACATTCCAGGCTGATATGATACATGTTTTGCAGATTAGTTGATATACAGCAAGTCTTTCTAGTCCCTTCTCATTGAGTATTGTCTAAATGCTAGGCCTTGGACTCTTGTCACTTGAATTTTAGTGGTACTTTCTTTGAACAAATTAATGTGATTGCACCGAAGTTCCGGAAAAAATAGTTGAGTTAACATTTAGCAAGAGATGAAAAGAGTAGCATAAAAGTTTATAAATTACTCTTTATGGTTGATTGTTGATACTTATTtccatttcataatttaatttactTGGCTTACTTAACCATACTAACCGTATTTTAGGTCTTTAAGATAATGATCAGCACAATCAAATATATTCAATCTTTAAACCTGGACTCTTTTACGGATCAGGAAGGTGTTATGACTATTTTAACCAATGGAACTTTAGATGTCCGATGCAGTCTATATTAAACTTGCATTAGAATCTGAATGAAGTAATTCTCTCAAGGTCTTTTTCAGTAAGTACTCTGTTTCCTTGCATGTCCTGAAGTAAATGGAACACTGAATTTATTTTCTAGATTTTCTTTCTCTTCCATCTCATCATGTAGTAGCCAACCCCATGGATTGGGAAAAGGATGTGTTCACTATGTTAGCATGAGTTTTCTCCAGTAATGATTATCACAGAAATCATTTGTTTCCATTCTTTAATTACAGGTATGGAAGCTGTTGGAGAGGTGACTGCCGTGGGACCTGGACTGACTGGCAGGAAAGTTGGAGATATTGTAGCTTATGCTGGTAATCCTATGGGTTCATATGCCGAGGAGCAGATTCTTCCAGCTGACAAAGTTGTGCCAGTTCCTCCTTCGGTTGACCCTATTACTGCTGCATCCATCATGCTGAAGGGTATGACTGCCCAGTTTCTAGTACGTCGTTGCTTCAAGGTAGATTGCATGGATACAAGTTGTTCATAACTTTAATCATACTATAGGTTTGGTGCTTGGTTATTTTCTCTTTATCCTGACATTTACTCCTgtcaattaatcttatttaaatgttgaaaaagAGTCATAATTGTATTAACAAAAAGTTTTAACACAATATCATGTAATATAGGTCGAATCCGGACACACAGTTCTTGTTCATGCTGCAGCTGGTGGGGTTGGATCTTTATTATGCCAATGGGCAAATGCACTTGGTGCCACTGTCATTGGAACTGTCTCGACCAAAGAGAAGGCGGCTCAAGCAAAGGAAGACGGATGTCACCATGCTATAATTTATAAGGAAGAGGATTTTGTTTCCCGTGTCAATGAGATAACATGTGGCAAGGGGGTGGAAGTTGTCTACGATTCTGTAGGGAAAGATACCTTTGAGGTAATCACGGTTCTGATACTGATGCTTTATCGTCTACTTTGCTCGTTCTTACTTTTAGGTTGAATCTATTCTTATGTTAAGCCATTAAAGGTTTACAATATCCACGGTGAAAAATTATATAACTTCACTGAACTTTGTAGCATTCTACTAAAAGTTTTATATTTTGTTAGGGCTCGTTGGCATGTTTAAAGCCCCGTGGCTATATGGTGAACTTTGGGCAGTCATCCGGTACACCAGATCCGGTTCCGTTGTCTGCACTTGCACCCAAATCATTGTTCTTGACTAGGCCTTCCATGATGCAATACACGTCAACTCGGGATGAGCTGCTGGAAACTGCAGGGGAAGTGTTTGCTAATGTTGCATCAGGCGTATTGCGGGTTCGGGTGAATCACAAGTACCCCTTGTCAGAAGCAGCGCAGGCACATGCAGATCTCGAGAATCGCCAAACAACTGGATCAGTTGTGCTGATTCCATGAAAGCATCTCGGTTGTGACTTTGAACACCAATTGcatgagaaaaataaaaataaaaaaaactataaCGTGTGGGATTATGTAAgaacttgatctatatatatatggaagtGCATGTTGAAGGCTTGAAGCcagaattgaataaattattgcTATTAGTTAAGcatgcatatatatacacaatgaTTTATGCAATGATGAAGTTAAAATAGGATTAAAAGAAAATCAGTGGTACAAAAATAATATCCAAAATTTTGTGCACCTCAATGGAAATTAATTTATTGGACTTGAATGCTAAGGACACTGGGTTGCTTACTATGTTCACAAATCCAGAAGTAAGGCCTGTTCACTGGTCGGAAGGGTAGTAGGCTTTGTCTCGGTGGAGATAGGTGGTTGTTACCATGAAGGTTTTATACTAGTTCATGGATTGCATTTTGATCTTTTTACTgaaaaaaaggtaaattaattcctgttaaattaaagagtaaattattttctgttataaaatttatttctaCTGTTAGGTATTGACATGGTTGATGAAACAATTAAAAAATGGCATGTGGGGCATCATGTGTTTCTCATGCTGATGTGGAGGAACTAATTCAAGCAAAATAgaagaaatttttaatagaaaaaatggatgaaatttttgacaGAGTGGATGCAACTTTTTACATGGTGGAATTAATTCAAGCAATTAGACAATAACACGTTCATCGCTTAGCAATAGAATGGgcaaaatttttaatagaatgacTAATTTATTTTTTTGACTTAATATATATggattaatttatccattttcaaGTAATTAAGGTAAACTGCAATCCACCTCCTAATATATGGGCCTTCAAAATACTTTTACCACAGAATTTTTTGTTAGTATAGTTAAACTTGATTTTTTAGTcgtttttataatttcattataattttcttatttagaaATTAACCTATATCTGAAGTATAAATGGTTTGgattcagattttagaatttCCATAAAAATAAGATTTGAAGTTTTAAttgtttaaaataaaacaataaagatATGATGGAGTATAAAGATGATCAAATGACATGGACTAACATTGAATTATTTTGATGCTTAAGATTAAGATGTACATCAAGTAGAATAGTGCATTTTTGCCCTCATTTTCCCTTGTTAATTTGTGGCTTATATAGTgacaaatttaatgaaattatggaCCACTTCCCCAAGGTTTTTCATTTTACACATTAGTTTTAAGAAATTTAGTGTTACTTCACTACAAACTATAGTTGAAAATGAAAAGGATTAATTGTGACGTTAGGAATTCACTGTATCACGGGTTTGGTCGACATAGAAATTTGAAGTTTAATTATTCTAACTTgacataaatttatttatttttatttttaaaatattattagtaGATCCAAATTGAAAATACCATTAGTTGTTATCGCTAAAATGATggcatgatttttttttattgttattcCATCGCACAATATGAACTACACAGTGAACTGTTGTCAACTAGTAATAAAATTACAGTAATGAAACTCTCCAATTCTTCTCAACTTCAAATTTgagcaaattggtctctctcGAAAAAATTGTACAATTTATTCTTTGTTAATTTCAAAAGTGAGCAATTAGGACAATTAACCATTATGTTAATGTCTTTCGTCGATTGTAAATAATTTTGGCTGGTATGGTAATAAATTTAGActtcaatatttacatattttttcaATATGACCTTAATTCTTATAAATTCAACAAATTCAACCTAAATGTTTACACAATTACACAAATGTTATGGAACAAATTTGttaaattaggaccaaattggcAAAAATGTAAActttgagggctaaatttattattataccaatcaaaatatTAATGTCTTGATTAATTGTCATTTTTTGCTCACTTTCAAAATTAACAAGGattaaattattttagtttttttgagAAGGGATCTCATCTTTTAGGGTACTAAAAGGAATCCAATTATGTCATTTTATGAGGGGGACTAAAAACAAAATTAGACCAAAAGAAAATAATAGCATTAAGAAAAACATTTATTTTGTATGCTATATTTTTCTTAAGAAAAAGCTCTTCACATAGTTTTTTTCAACCCTTTTATCGAATTTCATCATGCATTGTATATAAAGTCATGCaaacttccttttttttttttgcttttttttttttttttgcattatgTCCCTTGTTGTGTGTAAGGCTTCTTCTCATCATCCGCCTCTCCAACAATTGTTTTCCAAAACCAATGATCCCTCCATTCTTCTTCCATTTGTTCAATCAACACATTTGTTGTCTCCGGCAACAAAAAGTACACGAATGCGGTCATTGCCACGCCCACAACCCATCCTCCGAAAAAGAAGAATCTTGGACTCAAAACGGCAAAGCATAGCTAGAAAAGCTTGTGCAATGATGAATGTAAAGAGAAATCCAATTGCCACTGCAATGCTTTGTCCTGCTTATATAATCTCAAGTGGGAAATTTTTACTAGGAACTAACCATCCTAAAAGTACACAAATTAAAGCGAAAACTAAATAAGCATACCCTTTGCTTAATCCGCCATGATCCCTAACAAAATAGTCATAATTACTCCAATTGTTATTTGTGTCGCAAACATTTGAATTCTTCCTATTATAAACAAGGCCTTTCGACCGAGTTTTTCGACCACGAGTGCTTATATGAATGTTGCGATGGTACCAACAAGGCCAGCCACAGCTGCGGGCATGAGTGAAGCACTTTCACCTTGGCCAATGATCCTAAATAAAATTGGTGTATAAAATGTGATGACATTTATGCCTAATATTACTTGTTGGAAAATGGTATAGCTATTGCCATTGCCAATTGAGACCtatattttctatctataattTTCTGAAATGTGTGGTTGATGATTTACGAAATCGAGCTTGCTTTGATGAGATCATCTAGTTCTTCTTGGGCATTGATCGTGTCACGTATACATTGCAACACGATTTTGGCCTTCTCAGGATTATTGTTGTTTTGGATTAAGTTGTTGGGTGTTTCGAGGAGGAAGATTGTTCCAATTGTTAGGATTGAGGCCGGTAATGCGGCAAGTGTGAGGGAGATTCGCCAACTCCATCCACCTTTGATCTTTTAGGTGCCGAAGTTTATAATGTTAGGCGAAAGAACATCGAGACAAACACCTCATTGGAAGCCAATGTTCATTGCTCCTCCATGTCTGGGAAGTGCCATTTCAGAGACATATAATGGGACTGGCTGTAAACCAAATGCAACAAAGCAAAAACACAATTAGGTCCCTAAATATATGCAAATTCAAAGAGAAGGTCTAATTTGGTTTTGGTCCCTCTATAATGttaaaagttgagatttaatctcTCTACTCTAATTTGACTTAGGTGTACACGAATTTTTTGAACAATCTTAAGCATTTGATAGACATAAATTTATTGttagttaaaaatatttaatgaATTTTTCATGATAAAACCAAAAAAATAGATGTAATTTTCACTTTAATGAAAACAACTAATCCTATTGTCAATTTAGACAAACTAATAATACCATAAAAGTAGAGGACCGAAATATGAAGAGAGGGATCCAAAAGGGAAGATGCTTTGGCCCCCTTGCTTTAAATTAAGAAATTGTATTATAAGCCTCAGGGGTTGAACGAGTCAAAGGAGGTCTTGGCCTTGTAAAAGATTTGGAAAATTGTCATTGAGTCttttaaaatgtttgaaaatttcatttaaaacctttaaatttttcaaaaaaaaagttctttaatattttaattagacTGATATTTTTTAGGAAATTCCCATTAATCCCCTATATTCTTGACCTCTCCAAAAGCTTATAATTTTATCTCAACCTCCTAATACAAAATTTCTAGTTTCATCCTCAAAATTATgccaaattaaatcacaaaatttaagCCTAATGGAGGGACTAAAACCATAATTAAACAGCAAATATAACTATTGTGCATTCCTGGTTCGCAAATCCAACCCCAACCCCAACGCCTAGCAAGACACGACCGAGTATCAACATGTAGACGTTAACAGCCGCACCACCAAGTGCTGAACCAGCCAGGAATGTAGCTCCTCCTATAAAGATGGAGGGCTTGCGGCCAAAGGCTCCGGTCACCGGCAATGCCAAGATAGACGAAATAAGGCCAGCTATGTAGAGTGAGGACGTAAATGAAGTCAACAATTGACTGCGGcaccttaaaattttaatttttgcaagTCATTTTCATAAATAAGTAAAAAATTTCGGGTCAGTTTCTTAAAAGAGCCGGCATCTGATTATCTCTACGCCTCTTTGAAGACGACAGATATTGTGATTATGTAAGCTAAACAAGTCAAATTCGGAAACGTTAACCGAATGGGCCTCTTAAAACTTGGGTTCTACAATCAACGCTTCCATTTGCTTCGTTTTATTCCACCACAGTCTTCCAATGTCTCCCCATCTACCTTTTGAGTGCAAAACCTGACCAACAATAACACCACCAACCACTCATCGTTATCTTATACTCCCAGGATTAATCCTGTAATAGCCAAGGCACTACGTACTGAAGCAGCTGCCACAGCACAGCCCATAAAAATGGTGAAAGCTATCAGGGTTCATCAGCTCGGTGGACCTCAGGTCTTTTCTTACCCTTTTCAATGCTTCATTACTTTGCTATTACAATTTTTATGAGTTTGATTGAATAGTTCTTTTGGGAAATTAAAAATATGTGTTCTTGTTTTTTTCATGCTTTGCTGGTTGCAGTTTTGCCCTTCTTTTTTATTCAACTTTGATTCAATTATTCTGGGTTTTGTTGTTTTGgcctttttttatttaattttgattgaATTAATTCTGGGTTTTTTAGAAAGTTAATTTTTTGATAAAGAAGGATCATACTCTTGTTATGAATGTCGTTTACATCCTGCGAATTTTAAAACGGAGCTTAGGTTGGAGTGTTTACGGCTATGGTTTGCTTAAATTGATTACTTTGCATTGGCTATATAGGTCTTTCAATGGGAGGATGTGGAACTTGTGGAACCCAGAGAGGGTGAGATACGTATTAAAAACAAAGCTATTGGAGCGAATTTCATCGATATCTATTTTCGGAAAGGAGTTTATAAGGCTGCTACCATGCCCTTCACTCCAGGTTGGTTCGATTTGTGTGAAAGTTTAAAAGTAGAACGAGTTTTTACATTATGAGAAATGCAGAACATTCCAGTCTGATATGATACGTGTTTTGCAGATTAGTAGATATACAGAAAGTCTTTCTAGTCTCTTCTCATTGAGTATTGTCTAAATGCTAGGCCTTGGACTCTTTTATGGATCAGGAAGGTGTTGTGACTATTTTAACCAATGGAACTTTAGATGTCCGATGCAGGCTATattaaacttaaattaaaatCGGAATGAAGTAATTCTCTCACGGTCTTTTTCAGTAAGTATTCTGTATTTGTTTTGCATGTCCTGAAGTAAATGGAACACTGAATATATTTTCGAGATTTTCTTTCTCTTCCATCTCATCACGTGGTAGCCAACCCCATGGATTGGGAAAAGGATGTGTTCACTATGTTAGCATGAGTCTTTGCCAGTAATGATTATCACAGAAATCATTTGTTTCCATTCTTTAACTACAGGTATGGAAGTTGTTGGAGAGGTGACTGCTGTGGGACCTGGACTGACTGGCAGGAAAGTTGGAGATATGGTAGCTTATGCTGGTGATCGTATGGGTTCCTATGCCGAGGAGCAGATTCTTCCGGCAGACAAAGTTGTACCAGTTCCTCCTCTGGTTGACCCTATTATCGCTGCATCCATCATGCTGAAGGGTATGACTGCCCAGTATCTAGTACGTCGTTGCTTCAAGGTAGGTTGTTTGGATACAAGTTGTTCATAACTTTAATCATATTATAGGTTTGGTGCTTGGTTATTTTCTCTTTATCCTGACATTAACTCTCatcaattaatcttatttaaatgTAGAACAAGAGTCGTAATTGTATTAACAAAAGGTTTTAACACAATATCATGTAATATAGGTCAAACCCGGACACACAGTTCTTGTCCATGCTGCAGCTGGTGGGACTGGATCTTTATTATGCCAATGGGCAAATGCACTTGGTGCCACTGTCATCGGAACTGTCTCGACCAAAGAGAAGGCAGCTCAAGCAAAGGAAGATGGATGTCACCATGTAATAATTTATACGGAAGAGGATTTTGTTTCCTGTGTAAATGAGATGACATCCGGCAAGGGGGTGGAAGTTGTCTATGATTCTGTTGGGAAAAATACCTTTGAGGTAATCATGGTTCTGTGACTGATGCTCTATCGCCTACTTTGCTCGTTCTTACTTTTAGGGTGAATCTATTCTTAAGTTGAGGCATTAAAGGATTACAATATCCACGGAGACAGATGATATAACTTCACTGAACTTTGTAGCATTCTACTAAAGGTTTTATATTTTGTTAGGGCTCGTTGGAATGTTTAAAGCCCCGTGGCTATATGGTGAGCTTTGGGCAGTCATCCGGTACACCAGATCCGGTTCCGTTGTCTGCACTTGCACCCAAATCATTGTTCTTGACTAGGCCTTCCATGATGCAATACACGTCAACTCGGGATGAGCTGCTGGAAACTGCAGGGGAAGTGATTGCTAATGTTGCATCGGGCATATTGCGGGTTCGGGTGAATCACAAGTACCCTTTGTCAGAAGCATCGCAGGCACATGCAGACCTCGAGAATCGCAGAACAACTGGATCAATTGTGCTGATTCCATGAAAGCATATCCATTGTGGCTTTGAACACCAATtgcatgagaaaaaaaaaaaaaactataacgTGTAGGATTATGTAAGAACTTGATCTATGTATATGGAATTGCATATTGAAGGCTTGTAGCCGCAGCTAAATAACTTATTGCTATTAGTTaagcatgtatatatatacacacacatgaTTTATGTAATGATAAGTTAAAATAGGATTAAAAGAAAATCAGTGGTACAAAAATAATATCCAAAATTTTGTGCACCTCAATGGAAATTAATTTATTGGACTTGAATGTTAAGGACATTGAGTTGCTTACTATGTTCACAAATCCAGAAGTTAGGCCTCTTCACTGGTCCGACGGGCAGTAGCCTTGGCCTCGATGGAGATTGGTGAATGTAAATGAAGTAAGTTTGGATAATGGTAAAAGTACCATCAAGGTTTTGTATTGTCTTAAAAATGATAAATCAATCCCTATATGTTAATTTAAAGAGTATATTATTTTTCTGTTAAAAAAAACACCTATTTCTACTGTTAGGTGTTGACATGATTGATGATGCAATCAAAAAATGATATGTGGCGTACCATATATATCTTATGTTGACGTGGAGGGACTAATTCAAGCAAAATTAatagaatttttaatagaaaaaatagCTAAATTTGTATACATAGGGTGCAATGAATGCAATTTTTGACGTGGCAGAACTAATTCAAGTAATCAACAATCACACGCTATCATTTAGCAATaataaaatggataaattttttaaTAGAGGAGTCAAACTACAATCTACCTCCTAGTATAAGAGGTTTCAAAGTACTTTACCTTACATTTTTGTTCatgtttgttatttattttaaagtttattcttgtttgttaaaaattttaaatttgcgtCCTTGTTTGTTTATCCaaaattatgtatttattttattattttactttaaatGAATTTATTAATGAATATTAAACAAACATGATTGTAAATATTAAACTAATATGTTCGTGAGCATATAATTAATAGTGTTTAaaaaaatattcatgaataataataaataaacatatatatttattttagatataaaataatcAAACACAAATATTAGTAAttctattataaatatataaaataagcttagtaataaaattattattaattatatactACTCTAACAATTAACGAATTTAAAAGTcttcaaaataatttatttattggctataaattttttataattatataataattaagtaaattgtttgaataaatatatattaaataattattaattttaaataagttataaatttaattatatagaaatttaatttaatattttattataattaacctCCTCCCCCATTAGTGTGTTTGTATTTGAAATAAATcgattttagtttaattttaaatgttaaatttggaTATTAGTTTGGGGGTAGCGGGAAAAATAGCTCATGCACACTAACAGGAATAAAAGTCATCAttgcctctctctctctctctctctctctctctctctctctcctgtGCAAATGCTGCTATTTGCTTCATTACTAACAGACTCACGCACACACTGAGATCCACTTTTTCTAATTTCATAACCCAACGCTATATATATCCTGCCTGCCTTCATTTCCTCGCTTCTCTTCTGCTATTCCTTTCGTTTCACCCCTCACGTCTCCCATTGTTTTCTTATTGTTGATTTCCAGGCTTTTTGTGCTCAGATTAATTCAACAAACCCAGTGTATGTTATCTcccttttctctctctctctctctctctctctctgtctcttttttttcattttgatcaTTATCATTTGCTTTGCATTTTCAGAGAAAACAAAATATGCAGTACTAactaatttagttttttttttttttgtactttgAAGTTTTTCCGTTACCTCTCTTGTTTGATCTTTTCATTTAGCTATCtcccttttcttctttttatatgtcatttaaaaatttatagaTGGAGCTAAAATCAATAAACAAAGCCGCCATTGTTATTACTTCGGTTCTTTGTTTAGTATATTACATTTTCAGTATTTCTCAGAAGCCCTaactcactcctcttcatgcatctttttatattcaaattacttcGTCTTCTTTTTTTATGGTTTTTTCTTTTCTGTAAATATCAGATTTGACGCCGCAATGAAGATTGCTTTGGGCAGACAATTGCTGCTCCCTTCCTCACTCGATGGTAcgtactcttttttttttcttcattatGCTCCATTAATGCCCACCTTTTcatacttttttattttatatcagATGCTGTTGCTCATATTAGAGTTGGGTCTTACTATGAAATTGATCATTCCAAGCTTCCCACTAAAACCCCAGAGCACCTCAAGTTAGTTCGTGTTATCATggtaatagataaataaattttttgtttATGAATTTAGTTTTTGAATCCTGGTGATAACTGTGTGCTTGGTGTTTTTTGTTTGTAAGGTGAGTAAGAAGTCTAAGTGCAGCGTGTCGTTAAGGTACCCAAGCATGTATTCTCTTCGA belongs to Gossypium arboreum isolate Shixiya-1 chromosome 7, ASM2569848v2, whole genome shotgun sequence and includes:
- the LOC108458930 gene encoding uncharacterized protein LOC108458930, with amino-acid sequence MSLLKLGFYNQRFHLLRFIPPQSSNVSPSTFWVQNLTNNNTTNHSSLSYTPRINPVIAKALRTEASATVQPIKMVKAIRVHQFGGSQVLKWEDVELGEPKEGEIRIKNIAIGVNFIDIYFRKGVYKATTMPFTPGMEAVGEVTAVGPGLTGRKVGDIVAYAGNPMGSYAEEQILPADKVVPVPPSVDPITAASIMLKGMTAQFLVRRCFKVESGHTVLVHAAAGGVGSLLCQWANALGATVIGTVSTKEKAAQAKEDGCHHAIIYKEEDFVSRVNEITCGKGVEVVYDSVGKDTFEGSLACLKPRGYMVNFGQSSGTPDPVPLSALAPKSLFLTRPSMMQYTSTRDELLETAGEVFANVASGVLRVRVNHKYPLSEAAQAHADLENRQTTGSVVLIP
- the LOC108481087 gene encoding uncharacterized protein LOC108481087 isoform X1, encoding MVKAIRVHQLGGPQVFQWEDVELVEPREGEIRIKNKAIGANFIDIYFRKGVYKAATMPFTPGMEVVGEVTAVGPGLTGRKVGDMVAYAGDRMGSYAEEQILPADKVVPVPPLVDPIIAASIMLKGMTAQYLVRRCFKVKPGHTVLVHAAAGGTGSLLCQWANALGATVIGTVSTKEKAAQAKEDGCHHVIIYTEEDFVSCVNEMTSGKGVEVVYDSVGKNTFEGSLECLKPRGYMVSFGQSSGTPDPVPLSALAPKSLFLTRPSMMQYTSTRDELLETAGEVIANVASGILRVRVNHKYPLSEASQAHADLENRRTTGSIVLIP
- the LOC108481087 gene encoding uncharacterized protein LOC108481087 isoform X2 translates to MEVVGEVTAVGPGLTGRKVGDMVAYAGDRMGSYAEEQILPADKVVPVPPLVDPIIAASIMLKGMTAQYLVRRCFKVKPGHTVLVHAAAGGTGSLLCQWANALGATVIGTVSTKEKAAQAKEDGCHHVIIYTEEDFVSCVNEMTSGKGVEVVYDSVGKNTFEGSLECLKPRGYMVSFGQSSGTPDPVPLSALAPKSLFLTRPSMMQYTSTRDELLETAGEVIANVASGILRVRVNHKYPLSEASQAHADLENRRTTGSIVLIP